A genomic region of Bacteroidota bacterium contains the following coding sequences:
- the dnaJ gene encoding molecular chaperone DnaJ, whose product MAKKDFYEILGVSRSASADEIKKAYRKLALQYHPDRNPNNKAAEDKFKEAAEAYEVLSDKDKRARYDQFGHAGMGAGAGGFGGGAGGMNMEDIFSNFGDIFGDAFGFGGGGGRGGRRVQKGSNLRIKVKLTLEEIANGVEKKIKVHKHVSCKSCHGSGAASGSGTQNCSTCRGSGYVNRITNTILGQMQTSAPCPTCHGEGQTIKDKCKPCGGDGIVRDEEVIAINLPAGVVEGMQLSMGGKGNAAPRGGVNGDLIVVIEEIEHEFLKREGINLFYDQYINFADAALGTSVEVPTIDGKAKIKIDSGTQSGKVLRLKGKGIPDINGYGRGDMLVNINVWTPQNLTSEERKILEKFKDAENFHPHPNKNNKSFFERMKEYFE is encoded by the coding sequence ATGGCAAAAAAAGATTTTTACGAAATATTAGGTGTGTCGCGTAGTGCAAGTGCAGACGAGATAAAAAAGGCATATCGAAAATTGGCGTTGCAATACCATCCGGACAGAAATCCGAATAATAAAGCAGCCGAAGATAAATTTAAAGAAGCGGCCGAAGCGTACGAAGTGCTAAGCGATAAAGATAAACGTGCTCGTTACGATCAATTTGGGCATGCCGGAATGGGTGCTGGTGCCGGAGGTTTTGGAGGTGGTGCCGGAGGAATGAATATGGAAGATATCTTTTCAAATTTTGGAGATATTTTTGGCGATGCTTTTGGGTTTGGCGGTGGCGGTGGCAGAGGCGGTAGGAGAGTTCAAAAAGGAAGCAACCTTAGAATTAAAGTTAAACTTACGTTAGAAGAGATTGCAAACGGAGTTGAGAAAAAAATTAAAGTACACAAACATGTAAGTTGTAAATCCTGTCATGGCTCCGGTGCTGCTTCCGGATCTGGAACACAAAATTGTTCCACTTGTCGTGGTTCGGGCTATGTAAATAGAATTACGAATACCATATTAGGACAAATGCAAACTTCTGCACCTTGCCCAACCTGCCATGGGGAAGGACAAACAATAAAAGATAAATGTAAGCCTTGTGGTGGAGATGGAATTGTACGAGACGAAGAAGTAATTGCCATAAACTTACCGGCAGGAGTAGTAGAAGGAATGCAGCTTTCTATGGGTGGTAAAGGGAATGCTGCGCCCAGGGGCGGTGTGAATGGCGATTTGATTGTGGTAATAGAAGAAATAGAACACGAGTTTTTAAAGCGTGAAGGCATTAATTTGTTTTACGACCAATATATAAATTTTGCCGATGCTGCTTTAGGAACTAGCGTTGAGGTGCCTACCATAGATGGGAAAGCAAAAATAAAAATTGATTCGGGAACACAAAGTGGAAAAGTGTTGCGTTTAAAAGGCAAAGGAATACCGGATATAAATGGCTATGGACGTGGCGACATGTTGGTAAACATAAATGTTTGGACACCGCAAAATTTAACGTCCGAAGAAAGAAAAATTTTAGAAAAATTTAAGGACGCAGAAAACTTTCATCCACATCCCAACAAGAATAATAAAAGCTTTTTCGAGCGTATGAAAGAGTACTTTGAATAA
- the grpE gene encoding nucleotide exchange factor GrpE, whose amino-acid sequence MSTNDNNTVEETTNSAQEEAIKNEVKENAEEQTAQKMPEEAEKEKDLQAKINELNDRYLRLYSEFDNYRKRTAKERIELSKTAGEDILKSFLPIVDDFERGIKMNETISDVKTINEGFQLIYNKLKTTLVQKGVEPMESIGKEFDADIHEAITNIPAPSDELKGKIVDEVEKGYSLHGKVIRFAKVIVGN is encoded by the coding sequence ATGAGCACCAACGATAATAATACCGTAGAAGAAACTACCAATTCAGCGCAAGAGGAAGCAATTAAAAACGAAGTGAAAGAAAATGCCGAGGAGCAAACTGCTCAAAAAATGCCCGAAGAAGCTGAAAAAGAGAAAGATTTGCAAGCTAAAATAAACGAGCTAAACGATCGTTATTTGCGGCTATATTCCGAGTTTGATAATTACCGCAAACGTACGGCTAAAGAGCGAATTGAGCTTTCGAAAACTGCTGGCGAAGATATTTTAAAATCGTTTTTACCCATTGTAGATGATTTTGAAAGAGGAATAAAAATGAATGAAACAATTTCGGATGTTAAAACCATTAACGAAGGATTTCAATTAATATATAACAAATTAAAAACCACTTTGGTTCAAAAGGGTGTTGAGCCTATGGAGTCTATTGGGAAAGAGTTTGATGCAGATATACATGAGGCAATTACCAATATTCCTGCTCCATCAGATGAATTAAAGGGCAAAATAGTGGATGAAGTGGAAAAAGGATATTCTTTACACGGAAAAGTGATTCGCTTTGCAAAAGTAATTGTAGGTAATTAA